Proteins from a single region of Streptomyces spinoverrucosus:
- a CDS encoding MFS transporter — MTLTTTDRPTGRASGAVVPVLAFAGIVVAVMQTLLVPVIKDLPQLLDTSPSNATWVLTSTLLSGAVATPIMGRLGDLYGKRRMLVVSLAVMVVGALVSAFTSALLPMIVGRTLQGFAMGAIPLGIGLMRDMLPRERLGSAMALMSSSIGVGGGLALPAAALVAQNTDWHVLFYGAAGLGVLAIALTLLVVPESPMRAEGGFDLPGALGLSAGLVLFLLPITKGSDWGWTSGTTLGLFGAAAVVLVLWGVYELRTAAPLVDLRTTARPAVLFTNLASIMVGVSFYVVSLVLPQLLQLPTATGYGLGQSMVVAGLLVAPLGLTMMFTAPVYARLSAQYGPKVTLIIGMLIIGIGYGAGLGLMSAAWQSLVIAIVLGAGIGLAYSSLPALIVGAVPASETGAANGLNTLMRSIGTSVSSAVIGMVLANTANNVNGVAVPTMHGFRVSFLIATGAVAIGLLMALFLPKPNRAPQLRASSEEDANLQRAIETLGGFRGRVLAADGTPVARAKVTLIDRRGRHAGATVSAEDGGYALTVPAEGSYVLAAQATGHAPSALSATHSGDAHPIDLDLSLPGEAVTA, encoded by the coding sequence ATGACGCTCACGACGACCGACCGGCCCACCGGAAGAGCGAGCGGAGCCGTCGTCCCGGTGCTCGCCTTCGCGGGCATCGTTGTCGCGGTGATGCAGACCCTGCTCGTCCCGGTCATCAAGGACCTGCCGCAGCTGCTGGACACCTCCCCCAGCAACGCCACCTGGGTCCTGACCTCAACCCTGCTCTCGGGCGCCGTGGCCACCCCGATCATGGGCCGGCTCGGCGACCTGTACGGAAAGCGGCGCATGCTGGTCGTGAGCCTGGCGGTGATGGTGGTCGGCGCGCTGGTCAGCGCGTTCACCAGCGCACTGCTCCCGATGATCGTCGGCCGTACGCTCCAGGGCTTCGCGATGGGCGCGATCCCGCTCGGCATCGGCCTGATGCGCGACATGCTGCCCCGCGAGCGGCTCGGCTCGGCGATGGCGCTGATGAGCTCCTCGATCGGCGTCGGCGGCGGCCTCGCGCTGCCCGCGGCGGCCCTGGTGGCCCAGAACACCGACTGGCACGTCCTCTTCTACGGCGCCGCCGGCCTCGGCGTCCTCGCCATCGCCCTCACCCTGCTCGTCGTACCGGAGTCCCCGATGCGCGCGGAGGGCGGCTTCGACCTGCCGGGGGCGCTCGGCCTGTCCGCCGGTCTGGTCCTCTTCCTCCTCCCCATCACCAAGGGCAGCGACTGGGGCTGGACGTCCGGCACCACACTGGGCCTGTTCGGCGCGGCCGCCGTCGTACTCGTCCTCTGGGGCGTCTACGAGCTGCGCACCGCCGCCCCCCTCGTCGACCTGCGCACCACCGCCCGCCCGGCCGTGCTGTTCACCAACCTCGCGTCGATCATGGTCGGTGTCTCCTTCTACGTCGTCTCCCTCGTCTTGCCCCAGCTGCTCCAGCTGCCCACCGCGACCGGCTACGGCCTCGGCCAGTCGATGGTCGTGGCGGGTCTGCTCGTCGCTCCGCTGGGCCTGACGATGATGTTCACGGCCCCCGTCTACGCCCGTCTGTCGGCGCAGTACGGCCCCAAGGTCACCCTCATCATCGGCATGCTGATCATCGGAATCGGCTACGGCGCCGGCCTCGGCCTGATGAGCGCCGCCTGGCAGTCCCTGGTCATCGCGATCGTCCTGGGCGCGGGCATCGGCCTCGCGTACTCGTCCCTGCCCGCGCTGATCGTGGGCGCTGTCCCGGCGTCGGAGACGGGTGCGGCCAACGGCTTGAACACCTTGATGCGTTCCATCGGTACGTCGGTGTCGAGTGCCGTGATCGGCATGGTGCTCGCCAACACCGCGAACAACGTGAACGGCGTCGCCGTCCCGACCATGCACGGCTTCCGGGTCTCCTTCCTGATCGCCACGGGCGCCGTGGCCATCGGCCTGCTGATGGCCCTGTTCCTGCCGAAGCCGAACCGCGCGCCGCAGCTGCGGGCGAGCAGCGAGGAGGACGCGAACCTCCAGCGCGCGATCGAGACGCTGGGCGGCTTCCGCGGCCGGGTCCTGGCCGCCGACGGCACGCCGGTCGCCCGCGCCAAGGTCACGCTGATCGACCGCCGGGGCCGGCACGCGGGCGCGACCGTCTCCGCCGAGGACGGCGGCTACGCGCTCACCGTCCCCGCCGAGGGCTCCTACGTCCTCGCCGCCCAGGCCACCGGCCACGCCCCGAGCGCCCTGTCCGCGACCCACTCCGGCGACGCCCACCCGATCGACCTCGACCTCTCCCTGCCCGGCGAGGCGGTCACGGCCTGA
- a CDS encoding GDSL-type esterase/lipase family protein gives MHPLITTPLTPSLLRGALDVERTAHGLLPHRLPAAARAQNTDGQLAMAESQPSGVRLAFHTRATVVELDTLPTKRAYVGAPPRPDGVYDLLVDGRLTEQATASGGNTVTVDMATGTAEHHPGPPGTLRFSGLPDRAKTVEIWLPHNEITELVALRTDAPVEPAPDNGRKVWLHHGSSISHGSDAASPTTTWPALAAALGGVELINLGLSGSALLDPFTARAMRDTPADLISVKIGINLVNADLMRLRAFAPAVHGFLDTIREGHPTTPLLVVSPILCPIHEDTPGPCAFDFSALGAGQLRFQAAGDPAETAAGKLTLSVIRTELSRIVQQRAADDPHLHHLDGRELYGEADYAELPLPDELHPDAATHRRIGERFAELAFTANGPFTQKPPSN, from the coding sequence ATGCACCCCTTGATCACCACCCCTCTCACCCCCTCCCTCCTGCGCGGCGCCCTCGACGTCGAGCGCACCGCACACGGCCTGCTCCCGCACCGACTCCCCGCCGCCGCCCGCGCGCAGAACACGGACGGGCAGCTCGCCATGGCCGAGTCCCAGCCCTCCGGCGTACGACTGGCCTTCCACACCCGCGCCACCGTCGTCGAACTGGACACGCTCCCCACCAAGCGGGCCTACGTCGGCGCCCCACCGCGCCCGGACGGCGTGTACGACCTCCTCGTCGACGGCCGCCTGACCGAGCAGGCCACGGCGAGCGGCGGCAACACCGTCACCGTCGACATGGCCACCGGCACCGCCGAGCACCACCCCGGCCCGCCCGGCACCCTCCGCTTCAGCGGCCTGCCCGACCGCGCCAAGACGGTCGAGATCTGGCTGCCGCACAACGAGATCACCGAACTCGTCGCCCTGCGCACCGACGCCCCCGTCGAGCCCGCCCCGGACAACGGCCGCAAGGTCTGGCTGCACCACGGCAGCTCGATCAGTCACGGTTCGGACGCCGCGAGCCCCACCACCACCTGGCCCGCCCTGGCCGCCGCCCTCGGCGGGGTGGAGCTGATCAACCTGGGCCTGAGCGGGAGCGCCCTGCTCGACCCGTTCACGGCGCGCGCGATGCGTGACACCCCTGCCGACCTGATCAGCGTCAAGATCGGGATCAACCTGGTCAACGCCGATCTGATGCGCCTGCGCGCCTTCGCCCCGGCCGTCCACGGCTTCCTGGACACCATCCGCGAGGGTCACCCCACCACACCGCTGCTGGTCGTCTCCCCCATCCTGTGCCCCATCCACGAGGACACCCCCGGCCCCTGCGCCTTCGACTTCAGCGCCCTCGGCGCCGGTCAACTCCGGTTCCAGGCCGCGGGCGACCCGGCGGAGACGGCCGCCGGAAAACTCACCTTGAGCGTCATCCGCACCGAACTGTCCAGAATTGTCCAGCAACGCGCGGCCGACGACCCTCACCTCCACCACCTCGACGGCCGCGAGCTCTACGGCGAGGCCGACTACGCCGAACTCCCCCTCCCCGACGAACTCCACCCCGACGCCGCCACCCACCGCCGCATCGGCGAACGCTTCGCCGAACTCGCCTTCACCGCCAACGGGCCCTTCACACAGAAGCCTCCGTCGAACTGA
- a CDS encoding TetR/AcrR family transcriptional regulator: MARAGLTTERVTRAGAELADEVGFDQVTVSALARRFDVKVASLYSHVRNSQDLRTRIALLALEEMADRAADALAGRAGKDALTAFADVYRDYAREHPGRYAAAQLRLDPETAAASAGVRHATMSRAILRGYDLTEPDQTHAVRMLGSVFHGYVSLELAGGFSHSTPDSEESWSRILDALDALLRNWPTT, translated from the coding sequence ATGGCACGCGCAGGACTGACCACGGAACGCGTCACCCGGGCCGGCGCGGAGCTGGCCGACGAGGTCGGCTTCGACCAGGTGACCGTCTCCGCGCTCGCCCGCCGCTTCGACGTCAAGGTCGCGAGCCTCTACTCGCACGTGCGGAACTCGCAGGACCTCAGGACGAGGATCGCCCTGCTCGCCCTGGAGGAGATGGCCGACCGTGCCGCCGACGCCCTGGCCGGACGGGCCGGCAAGGACGCCCTGACCGCCTTCGCCGACGTCTACCGCGACTACGCCCGCGAGCACCCCGGCCGCTATGCCGCCGCCCAGCTCAGACTCGACCCCGAGACGGCCGCCGCCAGTGCGGGCGTCCGGCACGCCACCATGAGCCGGGCCATCCTGCGCGGCTACGACCTCACCGAGCCCGACCAGACCCACGCGGTCCGCATGCTGGGCAGCGTCTTCCACGGTTACGTCAGCCTGGAGCTGGCCGGCGGCTTCAGCCACAGCACCCCCGACTCCGAGGAATCCTGGTCGCGGATCCTCGACGCCCTGGACGCCCTCCTGCGCAACTGGCCCACGACCTGA
- a CDS encoding DHA2 family efflux MFS transporter permease subunit, with translation MARMLRAAADPRISRRTGAPTWLVVALACSGQFLVVLDVSVVNVALPSMRADLALGGSGLQWVVNAYAIAFAGFMLLGGRAGDLYGRKRMFLVGLALFTLASLGGGLAREGWELLAARAVQGLGAAVLAPSTLTILTAAVPEGAARARAIATWTAVGAGGGAAGGLVGGLLVDGLSWRWVLLINVPVGAVVLLGALRRLPESRAGDGRRLDLPGALLVTAGLGALAYGISQTEVAGWTAGATLGPLVAGLVLIGVFLLVEARTAAPLMPLGLLRLRSVASANVAMFLSGSAMFCMWFFMTLYAQNVLDYTPLEAGLALVPSSLAVVAGSKLAPRLMRGAGERNVAVLGTVVAAVGFGWQSTISVEGAYLTAIMLPGILMMLGAGLAMTPLAALATSGAEPGEAGLVSGLINTSRIMGGSLGLAVMSTLAAARTEGSAAVGADAGGPVALVEGYALAFRASAGVLVVGAVVMGVWLPRRVGVR, from the coding sequence ATGGCCCGTATGCTCCGAGCCGCAGCGGATCCCCGCATATCCCGTCGTACCGGCGCCCCGACGTGGCTGGTGGTGGCGCTCGCCTGTTCCGGCCAGTTCCTCGTCGTCCTCGATGTGTCCGTCGTGAACGTGGCGCTGCCCTCGATGCGGGCCGATCTGGCGCTGGGCGGCTCCGGGCTGCAGTGGGTGGTGAACGCGTACGCGATCGCCTTCGCCGGGTTCATGCTGCTCGGCGGGCGGGCCGGTGATCTGTACGGGCGCAAGCGGATGTTCCTGGTCGGGCTCGCGCTGTTCACGCTGGCCTCGCTGGGCGGTGGGCTGGCCCGGGAGGGGTGGGAACTGCTGGCCGCGCGGGCGGTGCAGGGGCTGGGCGCGGCCGTGCTGGCGCCCTCGACGCTGACGATCCTCACGGCGGCGGTGCCGGAGGGCGCGGCGCGGGCGCGGGCCATCGCGACGTGGACGGCGGTCGGCGCGGGCGGCGGGGCCGCGGGTGGGCTGGTCGGCGGGCTGCTGGTGGACGGGTTGTCGTGGCGGTGGGTGCTGCTGATCAATGTGCCGGTCGGGGCGGTCGTCCTGCTGGGCGCGCTGCGGCGGCTGCCGGAGAGCCGGGCCGGGGACGGGCGGCGGCTGGATCTGCCGGGCGCGTTGCTGGTGACGGCCGGGCTGGGGGCGCTGGCGTACGGGATCTCGCAGACCGAGGTGGCGGGGTGGACGGCGGGGGCGACGCTGGGGCCGTTGGTCGCGGGGCTGGTGCTGATCGGGGTGTTCCTGCTGGTCGAGGCGCGCACGGCGGCTCCGCTGATGCCGCTGGGGCTGCTGCGGCTGCGGTCGGTGGCGTCGGCGAACGTGGCGATGTTCCTGAGCGGGTCGGCGATGTTCTGCATGTGGTTCTTCATGACGCTGTACGCGCAGAACGTGCTCGACTACACGCCGCTGGAGGCCGGACTGGCCCTGGTGCCCAGCTCGCTGGCGGTGGTGGCCGGTTCCAAGCTCGCGCCTCGGCTGATGCGGGGTGCGGGGGAGCGGAACGTGGCCGTGCTGGGGACGGTGGTGGCCGCGGTCGGTTTCGGGTGGCAGTCGACGATCAGCGTGGAGGGGGCGTATCTGACGGCGATCATGCTGCCCGGGATTCTGATGATGCTCGGGGCCGGGCTGGCGATGACGCCGCTGGCCGCGCTGGCCACGTCGGGGGCGGAGCCGGGGGAGGCCGGGCTGGTGTCCGGGCTGATCAACACCTCGCGGATCATGGGGGGTTCGCTGGGCCTGGCGGTGATGTCGACGCTGGCGGCGGCACGCACCGAGGGGAGCGCGGCGGTGGGGGCGGACGCCGGGGGGCCGGTGGCGCTGGTGGAGGGGTATGCGCTGGCGTTTCGGGCGAGTGCGGGGGTGTTGGTGGTGGGGGCGGTGGTGATGGGGGTCTGGTTGCCGCGGAGGGTTGGGGTGCGGTGA
- a CDS encoding MaoC/PaaZ C-terminal domain-containing protein: MPIDAAKALAAEPRTGEITWTPKDVLLYHLGIGAGLPATDPDELRYTLESRLHVLPSFATVAGAGSPGVISGLSMPGVEVDLARVLHGGQALRLHRSIPAAGTATATSRIAAVYDKGKAAVLVLRTEVADADGPLWTNDAQIFVRGEGGWGGERGPSARLEEPGGQPDRTVERAVREDQALLYRLSGDWNPLHADPEFAKVAGFERPILHGLCTYGMTLKAVVDTLLGGDVTRVRAYATRFAGVVYPGETLRIRMWRQETAVRVSVSAVDRDDAPVLADTIVQHT; encoded by the coding sequence ATGCCGATCGACGCAGCCAAGGCACTCGCCGCCGAACCCCGGACCGGCGAGATCACCTGGACCCCCAAGGACGTCCTGCTCTACCACCTCGGCATCGGCGCCGGCCTCCCGGCCACCGACCCCGACGAACTGCGCTACACCCTGGAGTCCCGCCTGCACGTCCTGCCCAGCTTCGCCACCGTCGCCGGCGCGGGCTCGCCCGGCGTGATCAGCGGGCTGTCCATGCCGGGCGTGGAAGTCGACCTCGCCCGCGTCCTGCACGGCGGCCAGGCACTTCGGCTGCACCGGTCGATCCCGGCGGCGGGCACCGCGACCGCCACCTCCCGCATCGCCGCCGTCTACGACAAGGGCAAGGCCGCCGTCCTGGTGCTGCGCACCGAGGTCGCCGACGCCGACGGCCCGTTGTGGACCAACGACGCGCAGATCTTCGTACGGGGAGAAGGCGGGTGGGGTGGCGAGCGTGGGCCGTCCGCGCGTCTGGAAGAACCAGGTGGACAGCCCGACCGGACCGTGGAGCGGGCCGTCCGCGAGGACCAGGCCCTGCTCTACCGCCTCTCCGGGGACTGGAACCCGCTGCACGCCGATCCGGAGTTCGCCAAGGTCGCCGGGTTCGAGCGGCCCATCCTGCACGGGCTGTGCACCTACGGCATGACGCTGAAGGCCGTCGTGGACACGCTGCTCGGCGGGGATGTGACCCGGGTGCGCGCGTACGCCACCCGGTTCGCGGGCGTGGTGTATCCGGGCGAGACCCTGCGCATCCGCATGTGGCGGCAGGAGACGGCCGTGCGGGTCTCCGTGAGCGCGGTCGACCGGGACGACGCGCCGGTCCTGGCCGACACGATCGTTCAGCACACATAA
- a CDS encoding Zn-dependent alcohol dehydrogenase gives MRAAVLHEIGQEKLEILDDVEATGFGPGKVRIRVRATGLCHSDLSAMSGVLPQPAPFVPGHEGAGEIVEVGEGVTGLNAGDRVVVCWLPACGACPSCKRGQTQLCLAGFMNAGTPNYRRPAGDLFGFAGTGTFAEEVVVDAGCAVPVPDDVPFDIAALIGCGVTTGLGAALNTADVEAGASVAVIGCGGVGISAIQGARLKGAAEIVAVDPVAGRREAALKFGATRAVSPDELADAKQRTTGGEGFDYVFEVVGRSATARTAYENTRRGGTLVVVGAGAMDDFLQLNMFELFFDEKRILPSMYGGGDVLRSYERTIALWRAGRIDLAGLITHRVPLAEINEALDQMRTGTALRTCIEI, from the coding sequence ATGCGCGCAGCCGTACTGCACGAGATCGGCCAGGAGAAGCTGGAGATCCTCGACGACGTCGAGGCGACGGGTTTTGGCCCCGGCAAGGTGAGGATCCGGGTGCGCGCCACGGGGCTGTGCCATTCGGATCTGTCGGCGATGAGCGGGGTACTGCCGCAGCCGGCACCGTTCGTGCCGGGCCACGAGGGGGCGGGCGAGATCGTCGAGGTCGGCGAAGGCGTCACCGGCCTGAACGCGGGTGACCGGGTCGTCGTCTGCTGGCTGCCCGCCTGCGGTGCCTGCCCCTCCTGCAAGCGCGGCCAGACCCAGCTGTGCCTGGCCGGTTTCATGAACGCGGGCACCCCCAACTACCGGCGCCCCGCCGGAGACCTCTTCGGCTTCGCGGGCACCGGCACCTTCGCCGAGGAGGTCGTCGTCGACGCCGGCTGCGCGGTGCCCGTCCCGGACGACGTGCCCTTCGACATCGCCGCCCTCATCGGCTGCGGGGTCACCACCGGGCTCGGCGCCGCGCTCAACACGGCCGACGTGGAGGCCGGTGCGTCGGTCGCCGTCATCGGCTGCGGAGGCGTCGGTATCTCCGCGATCCAGGGCGCGCGGCTGAAGGGCGCCGCCGAGATCGTCGCCGTCGACCCGGTCGCCGGACGCCGGGAGGCCGCGCTGAAGTTCGGCGCCACCAGGGCCGTGTCGCCCGACGAACTGGCCGACGCCAAGCAGCGGACAACCGGCGGCGAGGGTTTCGACTACGTCTTCGAGGTCGTCGGCAGGTCCGCCACCGCCCGCACGGCCTACGAGAACACCCGGCGCGGCGGCACCCTGGTCGTCGTCGGCGCGGGCGCCATGGACGACTTCCTCCAGCTCAACATGTTCGAGCTGTTCTTCGACGAGAAGCGGATCCTGCCGTCCATGTACGGCGGTGGCGACGTGCTGCGTTCGTACGAGCGCACGATAGCGCTGTGGCGCGCGGGCCGAATCGACCTCGCCGGCCTGATCACCCACCGCGTGCCGCTCGCCGAGATCAACGAGGCCCTCGACCAGATGCGCACCGGCACCGCGCTGCGCACCTGCATCGAGATCTGA
- a CDS encoding 3-oxoacyl-ACP reductase, with product MSLPLEGLSAIVTGAGRGLGRAEALELARLGAAVVVNDYGQPGRDGTGRASAGPAEETVAEIRAAGGTAVAHTGDVADFQQAGALVELAVREFGKLDILVNNAGILRDRMVFSMAEDEWDSVIRVHLKGHFNTTRFAAAHWRERSKATGRPVYGRIVNTSSEAFLAGSAGQPNYAAAKGGIVGLTTSTAHALAKYGVTANAICPRARTRMTEDVFTDVPATGLDPLAPEHVAPLVGYVTAPAAGRINGQLFVVHGGMVAVVERPRVGAKFDSKQDTFTYDELDALLTAHFAERGQGETFAAVEVLGLRRE from the coding sequence ATGTCACTGCCACTTGAGGGGCTGTCCGCGATCGTCACCGGCGCCGGGCGCGGTCTCGGCCGGGCCGAGGCGCTTGAGCTGGCCCGGCTCGGCGCGGCCGTCGTCGTCAATGACTACGGGCAGCCCGGCCGGGACGGCACGGGTCGGGCCTCGGCCGGTCCCGCCGAGGAGACGGTCGCCGAGATCCGCGCGGCGGGCGGCACGGCCGTCGCCCACACCGGCGACGTGGCCGACTTCCAACAGGCCGGAGCACTGGTCGAGTTGGCCGTCAGGGAGTTCGGCAAGCTGGACATCCTGGTCAACAACGCGGGCATCCTGCGCGACCGCATGGTCTTCTCCATGGCGGAGGACGAGTGGGACTCGGTGATACGGGTCCACCTCAAGGGCCACTTCAACACCACCCGGTTCGCGGCCGCGCACTGGCGGGAGCGGAGCAAGGCGACGGGGCGGCCGGTGTACGGGCGGATCGTGAACACCTCCTCGGAGGCGTTCCTCGCGGGCTCCGCCGGACAGCCCAACTACGCGGCGGCGAAAGGCGGCATCGTCGGGCTGACCACGTCCACCGCCCACGCCCTCGCGAAGTACGGCGTCACCGCCAACGCCATCTGCCCGCGCGCCCGGACCCGGATGACCGAGGACGTCTTCACCGACGTACCCGCCACCGGCCTCGACCCCCTCGCTCCCGAGCATGTCGCCCCGCTCGTCGGCTATGTGACCGCACCGGCCGCCGGGCGGATCAACGGGCAGCTGTTCGTCGTGCACGGCGGCATGGTGGCGGTCGTCGAACGGCCGCGGGTGGGCGCGAAGTTCGACAGCAAGCAGGACACGTTCACCTACGACGAGTTGGACGCGCTGCTCACCGCGCACTTCGCCGAGCGGGGGCAGGGGGAGACGTTCGCGGCGGTGGAGGTGCTGGGGCTGCGGCGCGAGTAG
- a CDS encoding Nif3-like dinuclear metal center hexameric protein: protein MPRLSEVIAALENLWPAERAESWDAVGTVVGDPGQDVTRVLFAVDPVQEIVDEAVKLGADLLVTHHPLYLRGTTTVAATHFKGRVVHTLIKNDIALHVAHTNADTADPGVSDALAGALDLRVVRPLVPDATDPDGRRGLGRVCELDHPLTVREFAALAAERLPATAQGLRVAGDPEALVRTVAVSGGSGDSLFDAVRAAGVDAFLTADLRHHPASEARAHSPLALLDAAHWATEWPWCELAAAQLDEISDRHGWDLRVHVSKTVTDPWTAHAASNPTTTPGAPN, encoded by the coding sequence GTGCCCCGTCTGTCTGAAGTCATCGCCGCGCTGGAGAACCTGTGGCCCGCCGAGCGGGCCGAGTCCTGGGACGCGGTCGGCACGGTCGTGGGCGACCCCGGCCAGGACGTCACCCGGGTCCTGTTCGCGGTCGACCCGGTGCAGGAGATCGTCGACGAGGCCGTGAAACTGGGCGCCGACCTGCTGGTCACCCACCACCCGCTCTACCTGCGCGGTACGACGACGGTGGCGGCGACCCACTTCAAGGGCCGCGTCGTGCACACCCTCATCAAGAACGACATCGCGCTGCACGTCGCCCACACCAACGCCGACACCGCCGACCCGGGAGTCAGCGACGCGCTGGCCGGGGCGCTGGACCTGCGGGTCGTACGGCCCCTGGTGCCCGACGCGACCGACCCGGACGGGCGTCGCGGCCTCGGCCGGGTGTGCGAGCTGGATCACCCGCTGACCGTCCGTGAGTTCGCCGCGCTCGCCGCCGAACGCCTGCCCGCCACCGCGCAGGGCCTGCGCGTGGCCGGCGACCCCGAGGCCCTGGTCCGTACGGTCGCCGTGAGCGGCGGCTCCGGCGACAGCCTCTTCGACGCCGTACGGGCGGCCGGGGTCGACGCCTTCCTCACCGCGGACCTGCGCCACCACCCGGCGAGCGAGGCCCGCGCCCACAGTCCCCTCGCGCTGCTCGACGCGGCGCACTGGGCCACCGAGTGGCCCTGGTGCGAGCTGGCCGCCGCCCAGCTCGACGAGATCTCCGACCGCCACGGCTGGGACCTGCGCGTCCATGTCTCGAAGACGGTCACCGACCCCTGGACCGCCCACGCGGCGTCCAACCCGACGACAACTCCTGGAGCCCCCAACTGA
- a CDS encoding zinc ribbon domain-containing protein: protein MNAAPADQIRLLDVQDFDVRLQQLAHRRKSLAEHAEIESLTKDLTQLRDLLVAAQTEESDCAREQTKAEQDVDQVRQRAVRDQQRLDSGAVTSPKDLENLQREIASLAKRQGDLEDVVLEVMERRESAQERVAELTERVGSVQAKIDDATARRDAAFEEIDGEAASVTKEREVVAGSVPADLLKLYDKLRGQQGGIGAAKLYQRTCQGCRQELAITELSEIRAAAPETVVRCENCRRILVRTSESGL from the coding sequence CTGAACGCCGCGCCCGCCGACCAGATCCGACTCCTCGACGTCCAGGACTTCGACGTCCGCCTCCAGCAGCTCGCGCACCGGCGGAAGTCGCTGGCCGAGCACGCCGAGATCGAGTCGCTGACCAAGGACCTCACCCAGCTGCGCGACCTGCTGGTGGCCGCGCAGACCGAGGAGAGCGACTGCGCCCGCGAGCAGACCAAGGCCGAGCAGGACGTCGACCAGGTGCGCCAGCGTGCCGTCCGTGACCAGCAGCGTCTCGACTCCGGCGCGGTGACCTCGCCGAAGGACCTGGAGAACCTCCAGCGCGAGATCGCCTCCCTCGCCAAGCGGCAGGGCGACCTGGAGGACGTCGTACTGGAGGTCATGGAGCGCCGGGAGTCCGCGCAGGAGCGGGTCGCCGAGCTGACCGAGCGGGTCGGCTCCGTCCAGGCGAAGATCGACGACGCGACCGCGCGCCGGGACGCCGCGTTCGAGGAGATCGACGGTGAGGCGGCGTCGGTGACGAAGGAGCGCGAGGTCGTGGCCGGGTCCGTCCCCGCCGACCTGCTCAAGCTCTACGACAAGCTGCGCGGGCAGCAGGGCGGCATCGGCGCGGCCAAGCTCTACCAGCGGACCTGCCAGGGCTGCCGCCAGGAGCTGGCCATCACCGAGCTGAGCGAGATCCGCGCGGCGGCGCCGGAGACGGTGGTGCGGTGCGAGAACTGCCGGCGCATCCTGGTGCGTACCTCCGAGTCGGGCCTGTAG